From the genome of Bordetella sp. H567, one region includes:
- a CDS encoding DUF4286 family protein, with protein MKQKGFLIVHAQPAPVFEEEFNAWYDTEHLPERLAVPGFETALRYVATAGSRGYLAVYDTVDAGVFDTPAYLKVSFDNSSPWTKRVTGRARIYRSAGAQVYPGDALTMPSARLLLLRFRGLPADAQDTIVAGVRANFEQRPETLQVRVFAYPADGGVDFLGMVEARAPLNESFDLKPFGRYADAIDMVNTYVPY; from the coding sequence ATGAAGCAAAAGGGATTTTTGATCGTGCACGCGCAGCCGGCGCCGGTATTCGAGGAAGAGTTCAATGCCTGGTACGACACCGAGCATTTGCCCGAGCGCCTGGCGGTGCCGGGCTTCGAAACCGCCCTGCGCTACGTGGCGACGGCGGGATCGCGCGGCTACCTGGCCGTCTACGACACGGTGGACGCCGGCGTGTTCGATACCCCGGCGTACCTGAAGGTCTCCTTCGACAATTCCAGTCCCTGGACCAAACGGGTCACCGGCCGCGCGCGCATCTACCGTTCGGCGGGCGCGCAGGTCTACCCCGGCGATGCATTGACGATGCCCTCGGCGCGCCTGCTGCTGCTGCGCTTTCGCGGCCTGCCCGCCGACGCGCAAGACACCATCGTGGCCGGAGTGCGGGCGAATTTCGAGCAGCGCCCGGAAACCCTGCAGGTACGGGTATTCGCCTACCCGGCTGACGGCGGCGTGGACTTCCTGGGCATGGTCGAAGCCCGGGCGCCCCTAAACGAGTCCTTCGACCTGAAGCCCTTCGGCCGCTACGCCGACGCGATCGACATGGTCAACACCTACGTGCCGTACTGA
- a CDS encoding CaiB/BaiF CoA transferase family protein: MDARHEDGGAARPYGRPLDGIRVVTLEHALAAPLCTRHLADLGADVIKVERPREGDFSRGYDAFVQGQSTYFVWLNRGKRSLAIDIKTPEGRTVMHRLAASADVLVQNLAPGAARRAGLDYETLREVNPRLIVADISGYGEGGPFSHKKAYDMLIQAESGLISINGTSDTPARVGISVADLATGMYTQNAILAALLQRGRTGLGMNVKVAMLDALAEWMHYPMYRHAYSGSVVPRMAMNNPSIAPYGAHAAKDGAVVFSVQNEREWRAFCDVVLDMPELAGSPEYGTNSQRIRNVATLTALIEDAFRDKTALEVVALLDKAGIANGRLNGAGDLWEHPQLAERDRWREVDIPGGTRIRALLPPATFNDFEAAMGPVPDLGEHTAQILAALDFSPAEIDALCAARIAERRP, encoded by the coding sequence ATGGATGCAAGACATGAGGATGGCGGTGCCGCACGCCCGTACGGCCGGCCGCTGGATGGAATACGCGTCGTGACGCTGGAGCACGCGCTGGCCGCACCGCTATGCACGCGTCACCTGGCCGACCTGGGCGCCGACGTCATCAAGGTGGAGCGGCCGCGGGAAGGCGATTTCTCGCGCGGCTACGACGCCTTCGTGCAGGGTCAGTCCACCTACTTCGTGTGGCTGAACCGCGGCAAGAGAAGCCTGGCGATCGATATCAAGACGCCCGAGGGGCGGACGGTGATGCACCGGCTTGCCGCGTCGGCGGATGTGCTGGTGCAAAACCTGGCGCCCGGCGCCGCCCGCCGCGCGGGCTTGGATTACGAAACGCTGCGCGAGGTGAACCCGCGGTTGATCGTTGCCGATATCTCCGGCTATGGCGAGGGCGGCCCCTTCTCGCACAAGAAGGCGTACGACATGCTGATCCAGGCGGAGTCCGGGCTGATCAGCATCAATGGCACGTCGGACACGCCGGCGCGTGTCGGTATCTCCGTCGCCGACCTGGCGACAGGCATGTACACCCAGAACGCGATATTGGCCGCGCTGCTGCAACGGGGGCGTACCGGCCTGGGCATGAACGTGAAAGTGGCGATGCTGGACGCGCTGGCGGAATGGATGCACTACCCCATGTACCGGCACGCCTACAGCGGCAGCGTGGTGCCACGGATGGCGATGAACAACCCGTCGATCGCGCCCTATGGCGCGCATGCGGCGAAGGACGGCGCCGTCGTTTTCAGCGTGCAGAACGAGCGCGAATGGCGCGCGTTCTGCGACGTCGTGCTGGATATGCCCGAACTGGCGGGGTCGCCCGAATACGGGACCAACAGCCAGCGCATCCGCAATGTGGCCACGCTGACGGCGCTGATCGAAGACGCATTCCGCGACAAGACCGCGCTGGAAGTGGTGGCGCTTCTGGACAAGGCCGGTATCGCCAACGGACGCCTGAACGGCGCCGGGGACTTGTGGGAGCACCCGCAGCTGGCCGAACGCGACCGCTGGCGCGAGGTCGATATCCCGGGCGGCACCCGGATCCGTGCCTTGCTGCCGCCCGCCACCTTCAATGATTTCGAAGCGGCGATGGGCCCGGTCCCGGATCTGGGCGAACACACGGCGCAGATCCTGGCCGCGCTCGATTTCAGTCCCGCCGAAATCGACGCGCTATGCGCGGCAAGGATCGCCGAACGGCGTCCCTGA
- a CDS encoding MaoC family dehydratase: protein MSKKEGWSGRFYEDFEVGDVYHHPLGRTVLSADNTWFTLLTQAPAPIHFDHHYAGQTEWKKVIVNSTFILALVTGQSVTDLSQNVFANLGWDQVRLPKPVFEGDTIYSQSKVLELRDSKSRPDVGIVKVSTVGYNQEGTVVISFLRTMMIFRRGRNPGIPRPRIED from the coding sequence ATGAGCAAGAAAGAAGGATGGTCGGGCCGCTTCTACGAGGATTTCGAGGTCGGCGATGTCTACCATCATCCCCTGGGCCGCACCGTGCTGTCGGCCGACAACACATGGTTCACGCTGTTGACGCAGGCGCCCGCGCCCATCCACTTCGATCACCACTATGCCGGCCAGACCGAGTGGAAAAAGGTGATCGTCAATTCCACCTTCATCCTGGCGCTGGTCACCGGCCAGAGCGTGACCGACCTTTCCCAGAACGTTTTCGCCAACCTGGGCTGGGACCAGGTTCGGCTGCCCAAGCCGGTGTTCGAGGGCGACACCATCTACTCCCAATCCAAGGTCCTGGAGCTGCGCGATTCGAAGTCGCGCCCCGACGTCGGCATCGTGAAGGTATCGACCGTTGGCTACAACCAGGAAGGAACGGTGGTGATCAGCTTCCTGCGCACCATGATGATCTTTCGCCGGGGCCGCAATCCCGGCATTCCGCGGCCTCGCATCGAGGACTAG
- a CDS encoding Bug family tripartite tricarboxylate transporter substrate binding protein, whose protein sequence is MFKFIKGATVALAVLGTAHAMAADDYPNRPIKMWIANAPGGGTDITGRIIADKLSRILGQPVVVENHAGAGGIIGVGMAAKAPADGYNVLYDSASFTVNPAIRELSYDPVKDFIPLSLSVSQPNVLVVAADSPIKTLKDYIQAAKDHPGAITFGSAGVGTGQHMTGEYFRKVAHVNIMHVPYKAGAAVYVDIMGGQITSYFGNLGSAMGFISGGKVRPLAVTSAQRNPRLPDVPTMQEEGFPGFVITEWAGAYVPAGTPPAIVKRLSQAFQDAVKDPQVKAALEKAGVDVIGSSQADFQKFLKPEFARWAQLAKENNIRAASR, encoded by the coding sequence ATGTTCAAGTTCATCAAGGGCGCGACAGTCGCGCTTGCTGTCCTCGGGACAGCGCATGCCATGGCGGCCGACGATTACCCGAACCGCCCGATCAAGATGTGGATCGCCAATGCGCCGGGCGGCGGCACCGACATCACCGGGCGCATCATCGCCGACAAGCTCAGCCGCATCCTGGGCCAGCCGGTGGTGGTGGAAAACCACGCGGGAGCCGGCGGCATCATCGGCGTGGGCATGGCGGCCAAGGCGCCGGCCGACGGCTACAACGTACTTTACGATTCGGCATCGTTCACGGTGAATCCGGCCATCCGGGAGCTGAGCTACGACCCGGTGAAGGACTTCATTCCCTTGTCGCTTTCGGTCAGCCAGCCCAACGTGCTGGTGGTGGCGGCGGATTCGCCGATCAAGACGCTGAAGGACTACATACAGGCGGCCAAGGACCATCCGGGGGCCATCACCTTCGGATCGGCCGGCGTGGGAACGGGCCAGCACATGACCGGCGAATACTTCCGCAAGGTGGCGCACGTCAACATCATGCACGTGCCCTACAAGGCCGGCGCGGCGGTGTACGTGGACATCATGGGCGGTCAGATCACGTCTTACTTCGGCAACCTGGGATCGGCGATGGGCTTCATCTCGGGCGGCAAGGTGCGCCCGCTGGCCGTGACCTCGGCGCAGCGCAATCCGCGCCTGCCCGACGTACCGACCATGCAGGAGGAAGGCTTTCCCGGCTTCGTGATAACGGAATGGGCCGGCGCCTACGTGCCGGCGGGCACGCCGCCCGCCATCGTGAAAAGGCTGTCGCAGGCCTTCCAGGATGCGGTGAAGGACCCGCAGGTGAAGGCGGCACTGGAGAAGGCCGGCGTGGACGTCATCGGCAGCTCGCAGGCCGACTTCCAGAAATTCCTGAAGCCGGAATTCGCGCGCTGGGCGCAACTGGCCAAGGAGAACAATATCCGTGCGGCATCCCGTTAA
- a CDS encoding hydroxymethylglutaryl-CoA lyase, with protein MADDHAENYVKVCEVGPRDGLQMAPSIMPTPAKIAWLKKILEAGVPEIEAGSFVPPRLVPQMADTGDVIRAMSLCSDHGICALVPNLKGAQLAYDAGAHAVIVPVSVSEKHSLSNTRKGTFEQVAEVQSIVQWVRAQPRAMRVDVGCATAFGCSMEGVIALDRVVAVASALARAGADQVVLADTVGYGNPAQIRAVVRAVRAEIGPVLGRLHLHDTMGLGLANVLAGLDAGIREFDSSMGGLGGCPFAPGASGNIVTEDLVFMLESMGLRTGIDLGALMQARVLLQQGLPGEPLRGNIALAGIPRTYRERAA; from the coding sequence ATGGCAGACGATCACGCAGAAAATTATGTAAAGGTGTGCGAAGTCGGACCGCGCGATGGCCTGCAGATGGCGCCTTCCATTATGCCGACGCCGGCCAAGATCGCATGGCTGAAGAAAATACTCGAGGCTGGCGTGCCCGAGATCGAGGCGGGCAGTTTCGTTCCGCCCCGCCTGGTGCCGCAGATGGCGGATACGGGCGACGTCATACGGGCCATGTCGCTGTGCTCCGATCATGGAATATGCGCGCTTGTGCCCAATCTGAAGGGCGCGCAGCTGGCCTACGATGCCGGCGCCCACGCCGTCATCGTGCCGGTATCGGTCAGTGAAAAGCACAGCCTGTCGAATACGCGCAAGGGCACGTTCGAGCAGGTCGCCGAAGTCCAGTCCATTGTGCAATGGGTGCGCGCGCAGCCTCGGGCCATGCGGGTGGACGTGGGCTGCGCCACCGCGTTCGGGTGTTCGATGGAAGGCGTGATCGCGCTGGACCGCGTGGTGGCCGTCGCGTCGGCCCTGGCGCGCGCCGGGGCGGACCAGGTGGTGCTGGCCGATACGGTGGGCTATGGCAATCCGGCGCAGATACGCGCCGTGGTGCGCGCGGTGCGGGCCGAGATAGGTCCCGTGCTGGGGAGGCTGCACCTGCACGACACCATGGGACTGGGACTGGCGAACGTGTTGGCCGGCCTGGATGCAGGCATCCGCGAGTTCGATTCCTCGATGGGCGGCCTGGGCGGATGCCCATTCGCGCCGGGCGCATCGGGCAATATCGTGACCGAAGACCTGGTCTTCATGCTGGAGAGCATGGGCCTGCGCACGGGAATCGACCTGGGCGCGCTGATGCAGGCGCGCGTGCTGCTGCAGCAGGGATTGCCCGGCGAGCCCTTGCGCGGGAATATTGCCTTGGCGGGCATTCCGCGCACTTATCGTGAAAGGGCGGCATAG
- a CDS encoding MmgE/PrpD family protein: MDDVSGDTTLGSDVTLRRAVPLTHLLVEKALAIRHGILPVAVRMVARDCLVDWLACGFAGVREPVSGIVAAMAREEGGNAQATLLALPWRGTVSQAALVNGTLAHALDYDDVNLAVPGHLSSAILPALLALAEYRACTPKAVIAAFVAGYELACSVGALVEPAHYNNGFHATATLGCLGAAMACAHLLALRTDEACHAVGLAATQAAGLKAMFGSMAKPLHAGLASQAGLRAAMLAEKGCLGRPDILECEQGFARVHGDDFHVARALAAPSGGFHILNNLFKYHAACYSTHSAIEAVATLRQRHAIAPASVVRIEVVAGEGCSVCNVQDPGTATEARFSLRAAAAFAMLGMDTGSLQTWTRVTEPLVAAMLGRVRVELVPGLGLSEATITIVQDDGIRYTLACDSGLPVADKAAQSAKVFVKFRAISKPAIGDALAEQILSLLECFEDQTAVRPLMRLCGGPSA; encoded by the coding sequence ATGGACGACGTGTCCGGCGACACAACCCTCGGTTCCGACGTCACGTTGCGCCGGGCCGTGCCGCTTACGCATTTATTGGTGGAGAAAGCGCTCGCTATACGCCATGGCATTCTTCCCGTAGCCGTGCGCATGGTCGCGCGGGATTGCCTGGTCGACTGGCTGGCATGCGGCTTCGCCGGTGTGCGGGAACCGGTCAGCGGCATCGTGGCCGCCATGGCGCGCGAGGAGGGCGGCAATGCGCAGGCCACCCTGCTGGCGCTTCCCTGGCGCGGCACCGTGTCGCAAGCCGCGCTGGTCAACGGCACCCTTGCGCACGCGCTGGACTATGACGATGTGAACCTGGCTGTTCCCGGGCACCTGTCTTCAGCCATCCTGCCGGCGCTGCTGGCCTTGGCCGAATATCGCGCCTGCACCCCCAAGGCCGTGATCGCGGCCTTCGTGGCCGGTTACGAGCTGGCCTGCTCGGTCGGGGCTTTGGTGGAGCCGGCGCACTACAACAACGGCTTTCACGCGACGGCCACCTTGGGTTGCCTGGGGGCGGCCATGGCGTGCGCGCATCTCCTCGCCTTGCGGACGGACGAGGCATGCCACGCGGTCGGCCTGGCGGCTACTCAGGCCGCGGGGCTGAAGGCGATGTTCGGCAGCATGGCCAAGCCCCTGCATGCCGGACTGGCCTCGCAAGCCGGCCTGCGAGCGGCGATGCTGGCGGAAAAAGGCTGCCTGGGCCGCCCGGACATCCTCGAGTGCGAGCAGGGATTTGCACGCGTCCATGGCGACGATTTCCATGTGGCACGCGCCTTGGCGGCGCCGAGCGGGGGCTTTCACATCCTGAACAATCTGTTCAAGTATCACGCCGCCTGCTACAGCACGCATTCGGCCATCGAAGCGGTAGCCACGCTGCGGCAACGGCACGCGATCGCGCCGGCCTCCGTCGTCCGCATCGAGGTAGTCGCGGGGGAGGGATGTTCGGTCTGCAACGTCCAGGATCCCGGCACCGCTACGGAGGCCAGGTTCAGCCTGCGCGCGGCGGCCGCCTTCGCCATGCTGGGAATGGACACCGGCAGCTTGCAGACCTGGACCCGGGTCACCGAGCCGCTTGTCGCCGCCATGCTCGGACGCGTGCGCGTCGAACTGGTGCCCGGCTTGGGCCTGAGCGAAGCCACCATAACGATCGTCCAGGACGACGGGATACGCTACACGCTAGCGTGCGATTCCGGCTTGCCTGTCGCCGACAAGGCGGCACAGTCGGCGAAGGTATTCGTGAAGTTCCGCGCGATATCGAAGCCCGCGATCGGCGATGCGCTTGCCGAACAGATACTATCCCTGCTCGAGTGTTTCGAAGACCAGACAGCGGTCCGACCATTGATGCGTTTGTGTGGCGGTCCGTCCGCGTGA
- a CDS encoding tripartite tricarboxylate transporter substrate binding protein — protein MRQGRRRYLFAAALAVALTAPLARAADWPSRPITWVVPFGAGGNFDIVARIVAKAVAKELGQALIIDNKPGAGGMLGAAYVARSKPDGYTFLVGGNGVVTNTLMRSDQPYKDDELTPVAPLAQSPSVTVIAANSPYKTLREFVDAQKAQHVKKVAFATAGVGSTPHFVAGVFKLASGLDIEPIQYKSGLDTLLAVAGGQVPIASESVAVVTPLVQAGRIKAVAVTLPVRSSLLPDVPTTKEQGLGEMQMAHFVGIWAPSGVPPGILDHLNQVIQRALASAEVKEAFASNGAEPMLQSRAQFSQAMKAERERLKKVVAAAKMTGQE, from the coding sequence GTGAGACAAGGTCGCAGACGTTATCTCTTTGCCGCAGCGCTCGCCGTGGCGTTGACCGCCCCCTTGGCCCGGGCGGCGGATTGGCCCAGTCGGCCGATCACGTGGGTGGTGCCGTTCGGTGCCGGTGGCAATTTCGACATCGTCGCACGCATCGTCGCGAAGGCGGTGGCCAAGGAGCTGGGCCAGGCCCTCATCATCGACAACAAGCCCGGTGCCGGCGGCATGTTGGGCGCCGCCTATGTCGCGCGCTCCAAGCCCGATGGCTACACGTTCCTGGTCGGTGGCAATGGCGTTGTCACCAATACACTGATGCGCAGCGACCAACCCTACAAGGACGACGAGCTGACGCCGGTCGCGCCACTTGCGCAGTCTCCTTCGGTCACCGTCATCGCCGCCAATTCGCCCTACAAGACCTTGCGCGAGTTCGTCGACGCCCAAAAGGCGCAGCACGTCAAGAAGGTGGCATTCGCCACAGCAGGTGTCGGGAGCACGCCCCATTTCGTGGCGGGCGTATTCAAGCTTGCCTCGGGCCTGGATATCGAGCCCATCCAGTACAAGAGCGGACTGGATACGCTGCTCGCCGTGGCCGGCGGCCAGGTGCCGATCGCATCCGAATCTGTCGCGGTCGTGACGCCGCTGGTGCAGGCGGGCCGCATCAAGGCGGTCGCGGTCACCTTGCCCGTTCGCTCGTCCTTGCTGCCCGACGTGCCGACCACGAAGGAGCAGGGTCTAGGCGAAATGCAGATGGCTCACTTCGTGGGAATCTGGGCGCCATCCGGCGTGCCCCCGGGCATTCTGGACCACCTGAACCAAGTCATCCAGCGGGCGTTGGCGTCAGCGGAGGTCAAGGAGGCCTTTGCTTCCAACGGTGCCGAGCCCATGCTCCAGAGCCGCGCGCAATTTTCCCAGGCCATGAAGGCTGAACGGGAGCGGTTGAAGAAGGTCGTTGCCGCCGCGAAGATGACCGGCCAGGAATGA
- a CDS encoding TrmB family transcriptional regulator, whose protein sequence is MSNDAKDTASLTRDLQDIGFTEYEAKVYIALLYCSPATAYEISKQNALPRPSVYSSLESLEKKGAVQRVSSEPVRLVPVDPKVLLERISRTMADRCSSLQTRLETLKSTDETHYVWTLDSLAEARSKIQALVAGARRHVWIKAHHAVLANHAAALREAAERGVSVLLILFGDPAELDELRSLPNAIVYAHEGDGTIVGMARHLITLTVDFEETLIFNVRDESGAFTRSNPVVNMADSLIRHEVYLAEIFNKLGPELTRHFGPALVKLRKKYLPADQAKALERRLQRVSP, encoded by the coding sequence ATGAGCAACGATGCAAAGGACACCGCGAGCCTGACGCGAGATCTCCAGGACATCGGTTTTACGGAGTACGAGGCGAAGGTCTACATCGCGCTTCTGTATTGTTCCCCGGCGACCGCCTACGAAATCAGCAAGCAGAACGCGCTACCCAGGCCCAGCGTCTATAGCTCTCTCGAAAGCCTGGAGAAAAAAGGCGCCGTGCAACGCGTCAGCAGCGAGCCGGTGCGGCTGGTGCCGGTAGACCCGAAAGTACTTCTGGAGCGGATTTCCCGCACCATGGCGGACCGCTGCTCCAGCCTGCAGACCCGGCTGGAAACGCTGAAGAGCACCGACGAGACGCACTACGTCTGGACCTTGGACAGTCTTGCGGAAGCGCGCTCGAAGATACAGGCCTTGGTGGCGGGGGCCCGCCGCCATGTCTGGATCAAGGCCCATCATGCGGTGCTGGCCAATCACGCCGCGGCACTGCGCGAAGCGGCCGAGCGCGGTGTGTCGGTGCTATTGATCCTGTTTGGCGACCCGGCCGAACTCGACGAACTTCGGTCTCTTCCCAACGCCATCGTCTATGCCCATGAAGGCGACGGCACGATCGTCGGCATGGCCAGGCACCTGATCACATTGACGGTGGATTTCGAGGAAACCCTTATCTTCAATGTCCGCGACGAATCGGGGGCCTTCACAAGGAGCAATCCCGTCGTCAATATGGCCGACAGCCTGATCCGCCATGAGGTCTACCTGGCCGAGATCTTCAACAAGCTGGGGCCCGAGCTCACCAGGCACTTCGGCCCCGCCCTGGTGAAATTGCGCAAGAAATACCTGCCCGCCGACCAGGCCAAGGCCCTGGAGCGCCGCCTGCAACGCGTCTCCCCCTAG
- a CDS encoding phosphosulfolactate synthase, with protein sequence MNRTSQEAVLEYPAALRLPPKPAKPRKRGLTSIIDYGPDNMGWTGPRGIADLLDCAADYIDFAKIYAMNALLMPPPTLRNIIGLYHDANVQCYSGGILFEHAHRRGEVPLLLDYLGGLGFRAMEISENYVTLANDERLRYFDACRKAGITVIYEFGRKNPDQAIRLDKLGALINEVLEAGVGHIIIEQSEITMTVRQDPDVLKELGKQPWFEHVLIEADTFDFPRHHLQLMEDFGRDVNLANVAPGQALRLEGLRSGIGRAVDYSLFKSA encoded by the coding sequence ATGAACCGGACGTCCCAGGAAGCCGTATTGGAATACCCGGCAGCCCTGCGCCTGCCGCCCAAGCCAGCGAAGCCGCGCAAGCGGGGCCTGACGTCGATCATCGACTATGGCCCGGACAACATGGGATGGACCGGCCCCCGGGGCATCGCCGATCTGTTGGACTGCGCCGCCGACTACATCGACTTCGCGAAGATCTATGCCATGAACGCGCTGCTGATGCCGCCGCCCACACTGCGGAACATCATCGGGCTATACCATGATGCCAATGTGCAATGCTATTCCGGCGGCATATTGTTCGAGCATGCGCACCGCCGCGGCGAGGTCCCCTTGCTGCTGGATTACCTGGGCGGGCTCGGGTTCCGCGCGATGGAAATCTCCGAGAACTATGTGACCCTGGCGAACGACGAGCGGCTGCGCTATTTCGACGCGTGCCGCAAGGCCGGCATCACCGTGATCTATGAATTCGGCCGCAAGAACCCCGATCAGGCGATACGCCTGGACAAGCTTGGCGCTCTCATCAACGAGGTGCTGGAGGCCGGCGTCGGCCACATCATCATCGAGCAGTCCGAGATCACCATGACCGTGAGGCAGGATCCGGATGTCCTGAAGGAGCTGGGCAAGCAGCCGTGGTTCGAGCACGTGCTCATCGAAGCCGACACCTTCGACTTTCCCAGGCACCACCTTCAGCTCATGGAGGACTTTGGCCGTGACGTGAATCTGGCCAATGTGGCACCGGGACAGGCGCTGCGTCTGGAAGGGTTGCGTTCAGGTATCGGCCGAGCCGTGGATTACTCACTGTTCAAGTCCGCCTAG